In Gemmatimonadales bacterium, the following are encoded in one genomic region:
- a CDS encoding TonB-dependent receptor, with product MLAAFAAALALTPRQTAAQQPTAADTAARDTLARDTTVQQLKTLEVTVTRTAEPLSRVPAAVSVLDRAEIRRAQPTLGLDEALNDLPGVYVANRYNFSLDQRLSIRGFGSRANFGTRGVKILLDGVPQTLPDGQSQLTNVEFGLIDRVEVLRGSASSLYGNASGGVISLQTETADPGPFSQYVRAEGGAFGLFKWQTRTHGRLGAASGVLSLSRATLDGFRQQSAADLRLLNAGIDYALSGNDLLTLRFNAADDPQAQNPGALTPAEYAANPDSASAGNIRRGADKDVSQEQLAFGYKHVGNEGDEYGVTIFGVLRDLNNPLATPPPQGPGPTIGTYVRIGRAVGGVRATGTRRIGQGTLAPQLTAGVDFQYLRDNRSNFRSVSGAPTDSVLVDQREQVDEVGPFVQANWTPTPRVRVSGGARYDRVHFAVDDRHLTDGRDDSGDRTLDAWDGNGGVSYFVSDAVIPYVNVASSFETPTTTELANRPDGSGGFNDALGPQRAWTYEVGARGRIGTRVEYSVAAFLGRVSDAIVQFEEVGGRAFFRNAGKTHNDGVELGLSVTPIRGLRVFGSYTFADYIFADYKVQNGASVDTLDGHRLPGVPEHFARLGLRADLPRGFAVDVDHTLSSSLFADDDNTFEVAGWGAGVTNLRVSWRGETGRTRVTPFIGINNLFDKRYIASVTINGFDRLANAPRVIEPAPGISLYAGGEIGFRAGQ from the coding sequence GTGCTGGCGGCGTTCGCGGCGGCGCTCGCGCTCACGCCGCGTCAGACAGCGGCGCAGCAGCCGACGGCAGCCGACACGGCAGCGCGGGACACGCTGGCGCGCGATACCACCGTGCAGCAGCTCAAGACCCTCGAGGTGACCGTCACCCGCACCGCCGAGCCGCTGAGCCGGGTGCCGGCGGCGGTGTCCGTGCTGGACCGCGCCGAAATCCGCCGCGCGCAGCCCACGCTCGGCCTCGACGAAGCGCTCAACGATCTGCCCGGCGTCTACGTCGCCAACCGCTACAACTTTTCGCTCGACCAACGGCTCTCGATCCGCGGCTTCGGCAGTCGGGCCAACTTCGGCACTCGCGGCGTCAAGATCCTGCTCGACGGCGTGCCGCAGACGCTGCCCGACGGCCAGAGCCAGCTCACCAACGTCGAGTTCGGATTGATCGACCGGGTTGAGGTGCTGCGCGGCTCGGCGTCGTCGCTCTACGGCAACGCATCGGGTGGCGTGATTTCGCTTCAGACCGAAACGGCCGATCCGGGCCCGTTCTCCCAGTACGTCCGCGCGGAAGGCGGCGCGTTCGGCTTATTCAAGTGGCAGACCCGCACCCACGGCCGCCTCGGCGCCGCGAGCGGCGTGCTCTCGCTCTCGCGCGCCACGCTCGACGGCTTCCGCCAGCAGAGCGCCGCCGACCTCCGCCTGCTCAACGCGGGCATCGACTACGCGCTTTCGGGCAACGACCTCCTCACCCTCCGCTTCAACGCCGCTGACGATCCGCAGGCGCAGAACCCCGGGGCGCTCACGCCCGCCGAGTACGCGGCGAACCCCGATTCGGCCTCGGCGGGCAACATCCGGCGCGGGGCCGACAAGGATGTGAGCCAGGAGCAGCTCGCCTTCGGCTACAAGCACGTGGGCAACGAGGGCGACGAGTACGGGGTCACGATCTTCGGCGTCCTCCGCGATCTCAACAATCCGCTCGCGACGCCCCCGCCGCAGGGGCCCGGGCCCACCATCGGCACCTACGTGCGGATCGGCCGCGCGGTGGGCGGCGTGCGGGCCACGGGCACGCGGCGCATCGGCCAGGGTACGCTCGCGCCACAGCTCACGGCAGGCGTGGATTTTCAGTATCTGCGCGACAATCGCAGCAACTTCCGCTCGGTGTCGGGCGCGCCGACCGACAGCGTGCTGGTGGACCAGCGGGAGCAGGTGGACGAGGTGGGGCCGTTCGTGCAGGCGAACTGGACGCCCACACCGCGCGTCCGGGTGAGCGGCGGCGCGCGATACGACCGGGTGCACTTTGCCGTTGACGACCGTCACCTGACCGACGGCCGGGACGACAGCGGCGACCGCACGCTCGATGCGTGGGACGGCAACGGCGGGGTGAGTTACTTCGTCTCCGACGCGGTGATCCCGTACGTCAACGTGGCCAGCTCGTTCGAGACGCCGACCACGACCGAGCTGGCCAACAGGCCGGACGGGAGCGGCGGCTTCAACGACGCGCTCGGGCCGCAGCGCGCCTGGACCTACGAGGTCGGCGCGCGCGGACGGATCGGCACGCGGGTGGAATACTCGGTCGCCGCGTTCCTCGGGCGGGTGAGCGACGCGATCGTCCAGTTCGAGGAGGTGGGCGGCCGCGCCTTCTTCCGGAACGCCGGCAAGACCCACAACGACGGCGTGGAGCTCGGCCTCTCGGTGACGCCGATCCGCGGGCTCCGGGTCTTCGGCTCCTACACATTCGCGGACTACATCTTCGCGGACTACAAGGTGCAGAACGGCGCGTCGGTCGACACGCTCGACGGCCACCGCCTTCCGGGCGTGCCCGAGCACTTCGCGCGGCTCGGGCTCCGGGCCGATCTGCCTCGCGGGTTCGCGGTGGATGTGGACCACACGCTCAGCTCGTCGCTCTTCGCCGACGACGACAACACCTTCGAGGTGGCCGGCTGGGGCGCCGGCGTCACCAATCTCAGGGTGAGCTGGCGGGGCGAGACCGGGCGCACGCGCGTGACGCCGTTCATCGGCATCAACAACCTGTTCGACAAGCGCTACATCGCCTCGGTGACGATCAACGGGTTCGACCGACTGGCCAACGCCCCGCGCGTGATCGAGCCCGCGCCCGGCATCAGTCTCTATGCGGGGGGCGAGATCGGCTTCCGGGCGGGGCAGTAG